One Microbacterium sp. W4I20 DNA window includes the following coding sequences:
- a CDS encoding Lrp/AsnC family transcriptional regulator, translated as MSTKPAQPALDDISKRIVELLQEDGRRPYAEIGREVGLSEAAARQRVQRMTEAGIIQIVAVTDPMQLGFHRMSMIGIRVSGDPREIAEELTKITELAYVVVTLGTFDILVEAVCEDDEHLIDLIATRIRTIPGVAQTESLLYAGLYKDLYNWGTR; from the coding sequence ATGAGCACGAAGCCCGCCCAGCCGGCACTGGACGACATCTCCAAGCGGATCGTCGAACTCCTCCAGGAGGACGGCCGCCGCCCGTACGCCGAGATCGGTCGCGAGGTGGGGCTCAGCGAGGCGGCCGCCCGGCAGCGCGTCCAGCGCATGACCGAGGCGGGCATCATCCAGATCGTCGCCGTGACCGACCCGATGCAGCTCGGGTTCCACCGGATGTCGATGATCGGCATCCGCGTCTCGGGCGACCCGCGCGAGATCGCCGAGGAGCTCACGAAGATCACCGAGCTCGCCTACGTCGTCGTGACGCTCGGCACGTTCGACATCCTCGTCGAAGCCGTCTGCGAAGACGACGAGCACCTCATCGACCTCATCGCCACCCGCATCCGCACCATCCCCGGCGTCGCGCAGACCGAGAGCCTGCTCTACGCCGGCCTCTACAAAGACCTCTACAACTGGGGCACGCGCTGA